In one Nicotiana sylvestris chromosome 8, ASM39365v2, whole genome shotgun sequence genomic region, the following are encoded:
- the LOC138875705 gene encoding uncharacterized protein: protein MAVKGNNIKNDEIESVLLKKFEETLSKGAMMWYHNLAPNSIDSFSMLADSFVMAHSRAIKVATRKSYIFKIKQRENKILREFVSHFQMERMELLPISDDWAVQAFTQGLNERSSVASKQLKQNLIEYPAMTWSDVNKWYQSKIRAEDD, encoded by the coding sequence ATGGCGGTAAAAGGAAACaatataaagaatgacgagatcgagtccgtattgctgaaaaaattcgaggaaacactctcgaagggggccatgatgtggtatcacaacttagctcctaattccatagattcattctCCATGCTAGCGGACTCCTTCGTAATGGCACATTCTAGAGCTATCAAGGTAGCGACAAGGAAGTCCTacatcttcaaaatcaagcaaagagaaAACAAGATACTGCGGGAATTCGTGTCTCACTttcagatggaacggatggagctactACCGAtatccgatgactgggcagtacaggccttcacccaaggcctgaacgaacgaagctcggtggcttcaaaacagctgaaacagaacttgatcgagtatccagccaTGACCTGGTCAGACGTCAACAAATGGTACCAGTCGAAGATTAGGGCCGAGGATGACTAG
- the LOC104212129 gene encoding uncharacterized protein, whose translation MWANPEHKRRCEINKVNRTKLKTNHFMGSRAFVAARAEIGVKEHEGVEPNRIEFFKSTHYSSEKGWSSPEAETNYNKMRDLRARSVSEENPMTIDEIVDNVLGTRSGYIKGLGYGPKPNTTTTTKRRTTELEDALRRAKEDAATTQHGLQERLNVTETEVANQQIQIKTLTSELGTLRARQEEILNQMKRHFIGSSPSRYMEETIGSRLIASEVSLHSSTSQS comes from the exons ATGTGGGCGAATCCAGAGCATAAG AGACGATGCGAGATAAACAAGGTTAATCGAACAAAGCTGAAAACTAATCATTTCATGGGGTCAAGAGCTTTTGTAGCTGCTCGTGCTGAAATA GGTGTGAAGGAACATGAAGGAGTAGAGCCAAATAGGATTGAGTTCTTCAAAAGTACCCATTACTCGAGTGAAAAAGGATGGTCATCTCCAGAGGCTGAGACTAACTAC aacaaaatgagagattTGAGAGCTCGATCTGTTTCTGAAGAGAATCCAATGACTATTGATGAAATTGTTGATAATGTACTTGGTACAAGGTCGGGATATATTAAAGGTCTTGGTTATGGTCCAAAGCCtaatacaactacaacaacaaaaagaagGACAACAGAATTAGAGGATGCTCTTAGGAGGGCAAAAGAGGATGCTGCTACTACCCAACATGGTTTACAAGAACGTTTGAATGTAACTGAAACTGAGGTAGCAAATCAGCAGATACAGATAAAAACATTAACTTCTGAGCTGGGTACTCTAAGGGCACGCCAAGAGGAAATATTAAACCAAATGAAGCGTCATTTTATTGGCTCATCACCATCAAG GTATATGGAGGAAACTATTGGATCAAGACTAATTGCAAGTGAAGTGTCACTGCATTCCTCCACTTCTCAGTCCTAG